One Cyclopterus lumpus isolate fCycLum1 chromosome 7, fCycLum1.pri, whole genome shotgun sequence DNA window includes the following coding sequences:
- the LOC117733502 gene encoding tumor protein p53-inducible nuclear protein 2 isoform X2, protein MFQRLSNLLFGEVEEVAAELKGPKPCVTEADEEGWLLVNLPEGATAEASPMEDLLIEHPSMSVYVSPSSFSMVSTVNLSVVGEESMVSLAGSVSRVAEPASAPATRGTVPTRVSRGAAAQAGALAKVTQVARVQRGKARMERRHLGRNRIQRQNRTREQVPRHAGHARNTFLHQPSKRNICH, encoded by the exons ATGTTCCAGCGCCTGAGCAACCTGCTGTtcggggaggtggaggaggtggcggCGGAGCTGAAGGGACCCAAGCCCTGCGTGACGGAGGCCGACGAGGAGGGGTGGCTGCTCGTCAACCTGCCTG AGGGCGCCACGGCGGAGGCCAGCCCGATGGAGGACCTGCTCATCGAGCACCCCAGCATGTCCGTGTACGTCTCCCCGAGCAGCTTCTCCATGGTCTCCACCGTCAACCTGTCCGTGGTGGGAGAGGAGAGCATGGTCAGCCTGGCAGGCAGCGTGAG CAGGGTGGCAGAACCAGCCTCCGCCCCCGCCACCCGCGGCACCGTGCCCACCAGGGTGAGCCGTGGAGCAGCCGCCCAGGCTGGAGCTCTGGCCAAGGTCACCCAGGTGGCCCGGGTCCAGCGCGGCAAAGCCCGCATGGAGCGACGCCACCTGGGCCGCAACCGCATCCAACGGCAAAACCGCACCAGGGAGCAGGTCCCTCGCCACGCGGGCCACGCCCGGAACACCTTCCTCCACCAGCCCAGCAAGCGCAACATCTGCCACTGA
- the LOC117733502 gene encoding tumor protein p53-inducible nuclear protein 2 isoform X1, translating into MFQRLSNLLFGEVEEVAAELKGPKPCVTEADEEGWLLVNLPGSEAVTGPPASAQSLPDSNQSNPHVTRTRTDCPAPVSPHPPHKRRRTHRGRAAPSDPSFRPSASLSGAVTPPRRAGLPTPSCTPSVSPGSGSECGGGRGRGCMDESWFVTPPPCFTAEGATAEASPMEDLLIEHPSMSVYVSPSSFSMVSTVNLSVVGEESMVSLAGSVSRVAEPASAPATRGTVPTRVSRGAAAQAGALAKVTQVARVQRGKARMERRHLGRNRIQRQNRTREQVPRHAGHARNTFLHQPSKRNICH; encoded by the exons ATGTTCCAGCGCCTGAGCAACCTGCTGTtcggggaggtggaggaggtggcggCGGAGCTGAAGGGACCCAAGCCCTGCGTGACGGAGGCCGACGAGGAGGGGTGGCTGCTCGTCAACCTGCCTG GGTCTGAGGCTGTGACGGGACCCCCGGCGAGTGCACAATCCCTCCCAGATAGCAACCAATCGAATCCTCACGTCACACGCACGAGGACCGACTGCCCGGCCCCGGTGTCCCCCCACCCGCCTCACAAGCGCCGCAGGACGCACCGGGGCCGGGCGGCGCCGTCGGACCCCTCGTTTCGCCCGAGCGCGTCGCTCTCGGGCGCGGTGACCCCGCCGAGACGGGCCGGGCTGCCCACGCCCTCCTGCACCCCGTCGGTGTCCCCCGGCTCCGGGAGTGAGTGCGGGGGGGGTCGCGGGAGAGGCTGCATGGATGAGAGCTGGTTTgtcacccctcccccctgttTCACTGCAGAGGGCGCCACGGCGGAGGCCAGCCCGATGGAGGACCTGCTCATCGAGCACCCCAGCATGTCCGTGTACGTCTCCCCGAGCAGCTTCTCCATGGTCTCCACCGTCAACCTGTCCGTGGTGGGAGAGGAGAGCATGGTCAGCCTGGCAGGCAGCGTGAG CAGGGTGGCAGAACCAGCCTCCGCCCCCGCCACCCGCGGCACCGTGCCCACCAGGGTGAGCCGTGGAGCAGCCGCCCAGGCTGGAGCTCTGGCCAAGGTCACCCAGGTGGCCCGGGTCCAGCGCGGCAAAGCCCGCATGGAGCGACGCCACCTGGGCCGCAACCGCATCCAACGGCAAAACCGCACCAGGGAGCAGGTCCCTCGCCACGCGGGCCACGCCCGGAACACCTTCCTCCACCAGCCCAGCAAGCGCAACATCTGCCACTGA